The region GCTCGGCGGCGGGAGTGAACTCCTCGGCCGCGATCTCGTTCTCAGGGGTGATTGCAGACATGGCTGATTAAGCCCTTCTGAAGGCGGACACGTCCTCAGGGGCACACGAGCGCATGGATTGCGCCGCAGCGGGTTACAGAACGGTCACTAAGGCGGCCTGGTTCCATTGTTGGACGACCAGGTAGGCGATAGCCGCGCCTGAAGTGGTGGACCGGGGAATGGCAGGTTCCGGACCCCACTGCGTTCTGCGTCACATGAAGGAAGCCGGTTTCCGACCGGCTTCTAGGTGACCTGTCCCGCGCAGCGTTCGCTTGGATTTCGATCCATGGTAGCGGCCACCGGCGCGAATCCAAGAATCGCGCAGGTCAGGTGTGTCGGTTGGGGTCCTTCAGCTCCGCCGGCGGGGGCCCGTTGAGCGGGTCCACGCGTACCAGGTGGCCCCACCAGATGAGCCGGTAGGTCGAGGCCCATTCCGGGGTGCACGTGGTCAGGGTGATGTACTGCCCGGGCTTGGTGAACGGCCCGCCCTTGGGGATCGGCGCGATCGTCCCGATGTTGGTCGGGTCGGTCTGCGGCAGCTCCTTGTCCAGCGCGTAGACGTACCAGCCGTGGGTGGTCTCCACCACCACGTGGTCGCCGATCCGCAGCTGGTTGATGTACCGGAACGGCTCCCCGTAGGTCCGCCGGTGCGCCGCCACCGCGAAGTTCCCGGTCGGGTCCCACGGCATCGCCGTGGCCGGCGTCGTGTAGTGCCCGACGGCGCCCTTGTCGAGCACCTTCTCCTTGTCCACACCCTGCATCACCGGGATGTTGGCCTTGCCGATGGCCGGGATGGTCAGCAGCGCGAAGCCCTCGCTCGGCGCGAACGCCGACTTCGGCTGCGTGCCGGCCGGCGCGTTCGGCGTCAGCTGCTGCTGGAACTGCTGCTGGATCGCGCCGGCCTCGGAGTTGGCGGCCTTGTCCG is a window of Catenulispora sp. MAP5-51 DNA encoding:
- a CDS encoding class E sortase — translated: MPQNHGVPLEPEAPTEYIPRITDVPSPADAPTEMIPKVVYTPPPSQAPDGEGYQAPPPGSRSARSSNRAVRSAQRRLMLLSSVGEVLITLGAVMALYVVYTLWWTNVEADKAANSEAGAIQQQFQQQLTPNAPAGTQPKSAFAPSEGFALLTIPAIGKANIPVMQGVDKEKVLDKGAVGHYTTPATAMPWDPTGNFAVAAHRRTYGEPFRYINQLRIGDHVVVETTHGWYVYALDKELPQTDPTNIGTIAPIPKGGPFTKPGQYITLTTCTPEWASTYRLIWWGHLVRVDPLNGPPPAELKDPNRHT